A single Ignavibacteriales bacterium DNA region contains:
- a CDS encoding imidazolonepropionase, with protein sequence MSTVLFRDISVIYGTYPAGTEYIRGRDLNHLPSLTGHAILSEDGIITGLLAENDIVPDPEWEIVSLNGKSVIPGLAECHTHSVFAGDRSDEFLMKLRGATYEEIASRGGGIISTMKLVRNSSEEELLALLLPRIQTFIEQGVTTLEIKSGYGLSTADELKMLRTIKRASKLLPIDIVPTFLGAHTIPPEFQNKRNIYTDLVCNEMIPAVAEEDLACFCDGFLERSAFQPEEIERIFETARQKGLSLRLHTDQFHSIGGLELGLRMGCRSVDHLEVISEEQSKLFKDSPTAAVLLPGVSYFLNYNYAPAQSLIDADAIVALATDYNPGSSHIDNIYLIMSLAAVRMKMTVNEIINAYTINASYACGRESTTGSLSPGKKADFAVIDYENLNQIVYQTGKNPVLMTVKKGEIIHQKT encoded by the coding sequence TTGAGCACGGTGCTTTTCCGGGATATTTCAGTTATTTACGGAACCTATCCCGCGGGGACTGAGTATATACGCGGCCGGGACCTCAACCATCTCCCTTCACTTACCGGCCATGCAATCCTCTCAGAGGACGGAATAATCACCGGCCTGTTGGCTGAAAATGATATTGTACCTGATCCGGAATGGGAAATTGTATCACTCAATGGAAAATCGGTAATCCCCGGGCTGGCGGAGTGTCATACTCATTCTGTTTTCGCTGGTGACAGGTCTGATGAGTTTCTTATGAAACTTCGGGGTGCGACTTATGAAGAAATTGCTTCGCGGGGCGGAGGTATAATTTCCACTATGAAACTGGTCCGTAATTCTTCGGAGGAAGAATTACTTGCTTTGCTTCTTCCCCGAATTCAGACGTTCATTGAACAGGGGGTAACAACTCTGGAAATAAAAAGCGGATATGGATTAAGCACAGCCGACGAGCTAAAAATGCTCAGAACAATAAAACGTGCCTCGAAACTGCTTCCTATTGATATTGTACCGACATTTCTGGGCGCTCATACCATACCACCGGAGTTTCAGAATAAACGGAATATATATACGGACCTGGTTTGTAATGAGATGATTCCTGCTGTTGCTGAGGAGGATCTTGCCTGTTTTTGTGACGGATTCCTGGAAAGATCAGCATTTCAGCCGGAAGAAATTGAGAGGATATTTGAAACTGCTCGCCAAAAAGGTTTATCTCTCCGCCTGCATACTGATCAGTTTCATTCTATCGGCGGATTGGAGCTTGGTCTGAGAATGGGATGCAGAAGCGTTGATCATCTTGAAGTTATCTCTGAAGAACAGTCAAAACTCTTTAAGGACTCCCCCACTGCCGCAGTGCTGCTTCCCGGTGTCTCCTATTTTCTGAATTACAATTATGCACCGGCCCAAAGCCTTATCGATGCTGATGCAATTGTGGCACTTGCAACGGATTATAATCCCGGCTCATCGCATATTGACAATATATATCTGATTATGAGCCTTGCGGCGGTCAGAATGAAAATGACCGTTAATGAAATCATCAATGCATATACCATAAATGCCTCGTATGCCTGCGGTCGTGAAAGCACAACAGGGTCACTCTCACCGGGCAAAAAAGCAGATTTCGCGGTAATTGACTATGAGAATCTGAATCAGATTGTTTATCAGACCGGTAAAAACCCCGTTCTGATGACTGTTAAAAAAGGTGAAATTATCCATCAAAAAACCTGA
- a CDS encoding cyclodeaminase/cyclohydrolase family protein: MKNHTIAYLEALSAGTPTPGGGNASAVAGAVSSSLGMMVINLTIGKPKYAEFENDLRGALEKLGEIRERFLALSEADNAAFDEVMLAFKLPKSTPEETAVRKAAVQKATIKAAEVPAEVVKTAALAVPVLSMLIEKGNRNSLSDTGVALQYLEPCISGALYNVMINCSSVKDSEEAAALLQDTKKIAEETLSQLKLSHQRIVESL, translated from the coding sequence ATGAAAAATCATACAATTGCATATCTTGAAGCACTCTCAGCGGGTACCCCGACACCAGGCGGCGGAAATGCCAGTGCCGTTGCCGGAGCAGTCTCCTCTTCACTCGGAATGATGGTGATCAATCTAACGATTGGAAAACCCAAATATGCTGAATTTGAAAACGACCTCCGCGGCGCGCTTGAAAAACTTGGTGAGATAAGAGAAAGATTTCTTGCCCTCTCCGAAGCAGATAATGCAGCATTTGACGAAGTGATGCTTGCTTTTAAGCTCCCTAAATCCACTCCGGAAGAAACTGCTGTGCGCAAAGCAGCAGTTCAGAAAGCAACCATTAAAGCCGCTGAGGTTCCTGCTGAGGTTGTTAAAACTGCCGCACTCGCGGTTCCCGTTCTTTCCATGCTGATAGAAAAAGGAAACCGGAATTCTTTGAGTGACACTGGCGTTGCGCTGCAATATCTGGAACCATGTATCAGCGGTGCTTTATATAATGTTATGATTAACTGCTCGTCCGTGAAAGATTCCGAGGAAGCCGCGGCACTCCTGCAAGACACTAAAAAGATTGCTGAAGAAACACTTTCTCAGCTTAAACTCTCACATCAAAGGATAGTTGAATCGCTATGA
- a CDS encoding DUF1343 domain-containing protein, giving the protein MKNLLIVFLLLAASLPAQVKTGLDVLVENNFKELSGKKVGLITNATGVSYNLVQNIDLMHNQPSFTLAALYGPEHGVRGDYSAGDHVDTYTDEKTGLTVYSLYGKTRKPTPEMLAGIDVLVFDIQDIGSRSYTYISTMGLAMEAAAEQGIEFIVLDRPNPLGGEKIEGSLVEPGFVSFVSQFPIPYVHGLTVGELAMLLNGEKMLKEGRQCKLSVIKMKGWKRSMDFNETGLRWVPTSPHIPTEHHAKYYTATGILGELGIVSEGVGYTLPFQLMGYEGIKADKIAEDLTLMYEGKVIFRPMYYKPYYGKYTGKKLNGVQIHFVDYRSVNLMSIQFNFLTVLKKYHPEIDVFSLADKSRITMLNKVLGSDKIAEIFKKNYNYGEVKSYFSSQEKSFRETAQKYFLYN; this is encoded by the coding sequence ATGAAAAATCTCCTGATTGTTTTTTTGTTGCTTGCAGCTTCTCTGCCTGCTCAGGTAAAAACGGGACTTGATGTTCTGGTTGAAAATAATTTCAAAGAGCTGAGCGGAAAAAAGGTCGGACTGATAACAAATGCAACCGGAGTCAGTTACAATCTTGTTCAGAATATTGACCTGATGCATAATCAGCCATCATTTACCCTCGCGGCCCTTTACGGTCCTGAACACGGTGTAAGAGGTGATTATTCAGCCGGTGATCATGTAGATACCTATACGGATGAAAAAACCGGGCTCACCGTCTATTCTCTCTATGGAAAAACAAGAAAACCAACACCAGAAATGCTTGCCGGTATTGATGTGCTGGTTTTTGATATACAGGATATCGGTTCAAGATCCTATACGTATATCAGTACCATGGGACTTGCAATGGAAGCCGCGGCGGAACAGGGCATTGAATTTATTGTGCTTGACAGACCAAACCCGCTTGGCGGTGAAAAGATTGAAGGAAGCCTGGTTGAACCCGGTTTTGTTTCATTTGTTTCACAATTCCCGATACCTTATGTACACGGTCTTACGGTTGGTGAACTCGCAATGCTTCTTAATGGTGAAAAGATGCTCAAAGAAGGCAGACAGTGCAAGCTTTCCGTAATTAAAATGAAGGGGTGGAAAAGAAGTATGGATTTTAATGAAACAGGGCTGCGCTGGGTGCCGACTTCACCACACATTCCCACGGAGCATCACGCGAAGTATTATACAGCGACCGGAATTCTTGGCGAACTCGGTATTGTCTCAGAAGGCGTCGGATATACTCTCCCCTTCCAGTTAATGGGTTATGAAGGGATAAAAGCTGATAAAATTGCAGAAGACCTTACTCTGATGTATGAAGGTAAGGTTATTTTCCGTCCTATGTATTACAAACCATATTATGGAAAATATACCGGAAAAAAGCTGAATGGCGTTCAGATACACTTCGTGGATTACCGCTCTGTTAATCTGATGAGCATACAATTCAACTTTCTGACCGTTCTGAAAAAATATCATCCTGAAATTGATGTTTTCTCACTCGCGGATAAATCAAGAATCACCATGCTTAACAAGGTTCTTGGCTCAGATAAAATTGCTGAAATCTTCAAAAAGAATTATAATTATGGTGAAGTAAAAAGTTATTTCTCCTCTCAGGAAAAATCATTCCGTGAAACTGCTCAGAAATACTTTCTTTATAATTAG
- the ftcD gene encoding glutamate formimidoyltransferase has product MKIIECVPNLSEGRDKEKLEKIKNRISSVSGVNLLSFEPDADYNRVVITFAGEPEAVLNGALETVRAGAEHIDMRTHKGEHPRLGAADVVPFIPVKNATIEECAALAERFGEQISRELNLPVYLYEGAARTPQRKNLSDIRKGEYEGLEAKLKDPEWKPDFGEAVFNPKLGATVTGTRFFLIAYNVNLKTTDLSVSKDISEIIRESGRVKRDENGNPVKVDGKTVKEPGRFKAVKAMGVTLEKYGITQVSINLTNYTLSNMHQVFEEVKKEAALRGVETMGSEIVGLVPLAALLESGRYFAGNQQLSDSELATIAVEKLGLSALAPFKPEEKIIEYMVEK; this is encoded by the coding sequence ATGAAAATCATTGAATGTGTCCCCAATCTCAGCGAAGGCAGAGATAAGGAAAAGTTAGAAAAAATAAAAAACCGTATATCCTCTGTTTCCGGAGTAAATCTTCTGAGTTTTGAACCGGATGCAGACTACAACAGAGTGGTAATCACATTTGCCGGTGAGCCGGAAGCAGTCCTCAATGGTGCCCTCGAAACCGTAAGAGCCGGTGCTGAACACATTGATATGAGAACACATAAAGGAGAACATCCCCGGCTCGGAGCAGCGGATGTTGTCCCTTTTATTCCGGTTAAAAATGCGACCATAGAGGAATGTGCAGCTTTGGCTGAGCGCTTTGGCGAACAGATTTCCAGGGAACTTAATCTGCCGGTATATCTTTACGAAGGTGCTGCAAGAACACCACAGCGGAAAAATCTTTCAGATATACGCAAGGGTGAATATGAAGGACTGGAAGCCAAACTGAAAGACCCTGAATGGAAACCTGATTTTGGCGAGGCAGTATTTAACCCAAAACTGGGTGCAACAGTAACAGGCACGAGGTTCTTTCTAATCGCTTATAATGTAAATCTGAAAACCACGGATCTGAGTGTATCAAAAGATATATCTGAAATCATCCGTGAGTCCGGCAGAGTAAAGCGGGATGAAAACGGAAATCCAGTTAAAGTGGACGGCAAAACGGTCAAAGAACCAGGAAGATTCAAGGCTGTAAAAGCAATGGGAGTAACCCTTGAAAAGTACGGCATTACTCAGGTCTCAATCAATCTGACCAATTACACTCTATCAAATATGCATCAGGTGTTTGAGGAAGTGAAAAAAGAAGCAGCATTACGCGGTGTTGAAACCATGGGTTCCGAAATTGTCGGATTAGTGCCTTTGGCTGCACTGCTTGAATCAGGAAGGTATTTTGCCGGTAATCAGCAACTTTCCGATTCAGAATTAGCAACAATAGCAGTTGAAAAACTCGGTCTGAGCGCACTTGCCCCATTTAAACCAGAAGAAAAAATTATTGAATATATGGTGGAGAAATAA